The following nucleotide sequence is from Armatimonadota bacterium.
CGCGCGGGGCGCTGCGCGCGAGGCGGCGGCGGCTGTAGAACAGGGGGAGCGCGACATTCTCCAGGGCGCTCAGGCGCGGCAGCAGATTGAAGGTCTGGAAGACGAAGCCGATCTTCTCGTTGCGCAGGCGCGACAGGCGCATGTCGCCCAGACGGCTCACCTCCTGCCCGTCGAGCACGTAGCGCCCGCAGGTCGGGACATCCACGCAGCCGATAATGTTGAGCAGCGTGGTCTTGCCCGAGCCGGACGACCCGACCACGGCGACGAACTCGCCGCGGCGGATGGTGAGCGAGACGTCGTTCAGCGCCGGCACAGCGACCTCGCCCGCCTGGTAGACCTTGCTCAGGTTCTCCGCCCGCACGACGATGGCATCGGTTACGGGGGCACTCATTCCTCGACCGCCCCTTCGGCGCGGCTCAGGGCCGGCGCGGTTGGATCCTCGAGCGCGATGATGTCGCCCGCCCGCAAGCCCTTGGTGATGACGACCGCCTCCTCGCTGCGGTCGCCGGTCGTCACCCGCTG
It contains:
- a CDS encoding ABC transporter ATP-binding protein, with the protein product MSAPVTDAIVVRAENLSKVYQAGEVAVPALNDVSLTIRRGEFVAVVGSSGSGKTTLLNIIGCVDVPTCGRYVLDGQEVSRLGDMRLSRLRNEKIGFVFQTFNLLPRLSALENVALPLFYSRRRLARSAPREALQRVGLAHRARHRPAQLSGGEQQRVAIARALVTQPSLILADEPTGNLDTRTGQEIMAVLQGLNREAVTIVMVTHEPVIAAHTGREIRLQDGRITMDHRIEKPVVAEQALAEMTAGARE